The nucleotide window AAGAAAATAAATCCGCAAGTTCCATGTCGTGTTTTTGTACATCCAATAGCAGTTGCTGTAAATCGGTAATTTCCTCTTCAGTCGCTTCTATTTCATATTCAATAAGCTCATGATCATTGATTTTTGATGTTGTGATATCTTCCATGCTTGTTGGATTTAAATTGACATAATACGTACGCTTCGTCATAGATGAACCCCCCTGTAATCCAATGCTTTGATTTGTATTTTCCCGGTGGGACCCTTTTTTCAGGAAGCAAGAATCCTTCTTCCGACTTCTTTATTAACCGGGGAATGTAAAACCCCGCTGATGGAAGTTTCACTTTATCATGTGAACATACGAGGGGGATTATAGGTTGAAAAAAATGCCAGATTTGCATTTCAATTTTCTCGCAGTTGTTCGAGAAAAGACCGCGTTCGTTCAGTACCGTAATCATACAAATAACTGTAAAGCTTTTGCATGTCTTTTCCCATTTGTTCTTTATCGCGATCCGCGGCTTCTTCATTAAAAGGCCGAAGTATTATTTCTTGCGGTTCCACATCTTCCTCATTGATTCTTTTTATTAATTGTTGAAGTTGCTCTTTTTCCCTTTCGGTTACTCTAATTTCATATTGGATTTTATTGTCCTCTGTTTTTACTTCCGAAATCCCGGTCATCGCTTGGTCTAAGGTGACATAGTATTTCTTCCGTTCCATAATTGCAACCTCCTACCATTCTTTATCCATCCTTTTCCCGAGTAGGGATGGATATAATCCTTTTTTTCTGCAGTGATAAGCGCTTGTAAAACTTTCGCTTCAGCCCCGTAATTTCAGAGGTTACGGCGGTTAACACTCCGATTTCGACGCACAGGCGCTTAGCTGGTGTACCTTAAAATCCTCTCCGATGGATGTTTCACTTTAAATTGATGGTACAATGGGTGCGAGAAAGAGAGGGATACACTGTGGAAAATACAAATAAAGTTGCACTTGTTACAGGCTCCAGCCGTGGAATCGGACGAGAAACGGCGATCCGGCTCGCACAAGAGGGATATGACGTTATTATCCATTATGCGCGCAGCAAACAAAGGGCGGAAGAAACTGCTCAAGAGGTAGAAGCGCATGGTTCCAAAGCGTTAGTCGTAAAAGCAAACGTAAGCAAAAAGGAAAAAATCGATGAAATGTTTACGACGATCGAAAAGGAATTCGGAAGATTGGATGTGTTTGTGAATAACGCTGCATCCGGTGTTTTGCGCCCGGCAATGGAACTCGAGGAAAACCATTGGGATTGGACGATGAACATTAATGCAAAGGCTTTGCTATTTTGTGCTCAAAAGGCGGTTCCTCTTATGGAAAAGAATGGAGGCGGGAGGATCGTCAGTCTAACATCCATAGGCTCTATCCGAGTCTTGGAGCATTATTCTGCGATTGGCGTCTCCAAAGCGGCACTCGAATCGTTGACCCGTTATTTAGCGGTTGAATTGGGAGGGAAAAACATACGTGTAAATGCGGTTTCCGGGGGGGTAGTGGACACTGATGCGTTGGCACACTTCCCGAATCGAGATGAATTATTGGAAGAATCCCGTGCGAAAACCCCGGCGGGAAGGCTCGTTGAACGTTCCGACCTCGCGGATGCAGTCATGTTTTTATTATCAGATCGGGCATCTATGATTCGCGGACAAACAATTATCGTAGATGGAGGAATTTCACTTTTTACTTAAAATTTGTGTATATTCTTTTTACCTTCGGGCATGTTAATAAACGTGGAGGTGATTAGAAATGGCAAGACAAAACCAAAACCAAAATCAACAGCGCCAAAACCAACAGCAGAACAATCAGCAAAATCAAAACCAGCAGAACGAGAATCAGCAGAATAACGAGAATCAAAATCAACAAAACAACCAGCAAAACAAACAACAAAACCAACAAAACAACAACAATCAGTAAGCTGCATAAGCGAAATGGGAGCGTCCTTTATCGGATGGCTCCCATTTTCTCTCGTTAGGATGCATCTACTTTAGGGACTGCTGAATAACGGAAAAAGACTGGCACATAAGCATTTTCCGTTGGTGTTGTCGAAGCTGGATGCAAGGAAATCCATCCTATAAACAAAAAACCCTTGCACTTCTGGCAACGTACGGAGGGACGGTGCTGCAATGGCGAGGCTCCAGCGGAAAAACGGACGCGTCAAGACCCCGCAGCGCCGGTTGTGCGTGAGGAAGCTTGACCGTTCGTCCGCGGAAAGCGAAGCCATGGAAGCGGCATCCCGGCTTCAGCTGATAACTGCAAGTTTCAGCAATCCCTACTTTAAACAAGGTCAGTTTAATAAGTGGTCCGATGACTCAAGCCAACGCTAGCAAAGGTTCATTCGGAAAAGCAGTGATCGCGCGATCGTTAAAGAAACTCGCCGCATTTGCTTATTGAATATTGGCATGAGCAGTTTTTACTCCATCGCTAATCTCAATTGTCGTCTTCCTGGTGGTAAGTGAAATAGCTTTCCACCAGTCGATCCAAGTGATCCAGTTGCGAATTGTATTCGATGATGTAGGCGATTAGCGGGAGCAGGTTCAGCCACTCTTCTCGGCTGAGCTCTTTATAATCATACGAATTCATAAATGACTCTGTTAACGATTCATTGCCTTCATCCGCTTCTTCACTCATAAAATCAGTCATTTGCGTCGTCACTTTCCCAGAATAACGAGCCAAAATCCGTCCGTGGTAATTGGTAAGGTGGTCCATTTGCTGTTGGACGAGCCGTTTCATATGTTCGGGAAGATGATAAAAATCGTTCTCCCGCTCATCGAGGGAACCGAGTACATGAACAAGTTCCCTTGTGGCTGTCAACATTTCCCGAAAAAGAACAACTTTCCTTGCTTTTGCAAATTTGGTTTTCCTGAAGTAATTGCGTTCTTCTTTATAAAATAAATAAAGTTGGTCCAATTCCACGAGTTTTTCGCGTGATTCTTCCAAGTCTTCCCGCCTTGCTTGAACATTTGTATCCTGGCGTGTGATTAATCGGATCCAACGGGCGGCGTTCTCTGTTGTAGCGAAAATCTCGTCGTACAGTTTGTTTTCATACTTCGGTGGCAAGAAAAACAAATTCACGAGAAAAGCCGAAAAGACACCGAGCATGATCAGAGAAAAACGGGCGAGGGCAAACATGGCGTACCCGTCATCGGGGCTATTCCCCATAATGATTACAATCGTCACAATCGTAACCGGTATCGTAGATGAGTCCAGGCCGAGCTTCAATATAATGGCGATCGAGATCATGACTACAACGCCGATCACGAAAGGCTCCTGCCCAAAGGCGAGCCCGAAAATAACAGCCAAAGCAGCTCCGATCAGATTTGCTTGTACTTGATGGAGAATTCTTTGATACGTGCGGTAAATGGATGGTTGGATCGTTAACCCTGCGGTTAATCCTGCAAAAAACGCAGGCTCCAATCCGAGTAAATGGGCGGCATATAGGGCGATTATAACTGCCAGCCCCGTCTTAAATATACGGGCGCCAAATCTCATGGAATGCGGCGCTCCTTTCTGAGGCGGGAAGGGTACCCGCTTCTTATTCGATTAATTTGTCGGTGGTTCCGATTGATTTTTATAAGCCTCTTTTGCTTCGTGAACCGGACGCTTCTCAATGAAGTAAAGGATGGCGGCTTTACACAGCCCCCATGTAGCTGTTGCGGCCAATGTTCCGGAGATGGCATGGCCAGCGACCGGAAACGTTATTTTGCTTAAGGATCTTGCTAACTGTCGAAACGCGAAAGCGGTGCCGACGTTGGCACCTATCGCGCCCAAAAATTCGGCCATCGATTTTCGGTCCAATTTCCTCCCCGATACGTAAGCAACGCCGGCGATCATGGACATCTGTATGCCGGTAATGACCGGCAAGTCTGCTAATGGAATTGGCTGAGCGCCAACGCCGCCGGTAATTGCGGATGCACTTTTACCGATTGTTTTGGCGATGCGGCTTTGAATCGTTTTTGCCTGTGTAATGCGTGCCCATTGCATCCATGTGCTCCCCGGCAGCTGTTCGAGCAAAAAATCGATCAGCTCATCAATTTTCCAACGTCGGTCATAGACCATTTCTCCGTCTTTAAACGCTATATAAGCACAAACCGGTAGAATGCCTGCAACTTCAGGCAAATGCTTCTTTAACATACGTTTCATATGCTCGCTCGCGTGTTCAATGTTGGCAATTTTTTCTTTTTCAAAGGGAGGATCGGTATCATAAACCGGATCAAGCTCATCTACTTGGGTGACAATGCCGATCACCGGAGGTAGGTAATCATGTTTCTTTTTAATGATTTTCCGAAGTTTTTTTAACTGCTCAATATCTTCAGTAACACGGGCGTCTACCTCTTTTGCTTTCACAAGGAATAAAATAGCATCGGGGTAGCGGGAAGCAAGTGCTTCTTGCCAAACTTCTTCTTCCGTTTGGTTGAAGCGTGTTTCATCGCCTTCACCGAAACCACGTGTATCCAGCACCTCCATAATGGCTTGTTGTGATGCATTTTTGTAGGTATGCCAACCCCCGCGTTCGGTTTCCGCGGTAACCGCGCCAACCTCAGCTACCGGCGCTTGAAACATGGCATTGACGAGTGTCGATTTGCCTGCGCCTCGCCTTCCGATGATGGCAAAGCGAGGGGCGCGCGAATCTACAAAAAGCTCTTCGAGCCGCTCCACCTCGCCGATGACACGCTTTTGGATATTCGAAGGTAATTTTGGAATCATTTTTTTTCTGAATAAGCGTAACGGTTCCTCCAGATATTCTTTTTGTTCGTCATCATGCATAGGTGTCATCCTTTCTTACCTACATAAATGCAACCCAGGTTTTCTAATCAGGAATTTTTAATTGCTTGAAAAGCAGTTTCAGCCGCATCGAGGGTCGCAGTAATATCTTCTTCCTTATGCGCGCTCGTCAAAAACCAAGCTTCGAACTTGGAAGGAGCCAAGTGAATGCCTTGAGCCAACATGGAGTGAAAAAATGTCGAAAAATGCAAGCTGTTTGTGGCATCTGCATTATCATAGTTTTTCACGGGTTGCGAAGTGAAATACAAGGTCAGCGCCCCTGTTTTGCGATTGATCTGGATGGGGACTTGCGCGTCGTCCGCTTTTCTTTGTAACCCGTTTTCAAGTTTTCTCCCGAGTCTTTCCAGTTTATCATATAATTGCTTGTCCTCTAATACTTCGAGGCAAGCAATGCCTGCGCTCATGGAGGCGGGATTTCCTGCCATTGTTCCTGCTTGATAGGCCGGGCCCAAAGGTGCTACTTCTTCCATGATGTTCATTTTCCCGCCGTAAGCGCCGATCGGCAATCCACCGCCGATAATTTTTCCCATCGCAGTTAAATCGGGATAAACGCCGAGAAGATCTTGGGCTGCTCCGTAGTGAAAGCGAAAGGCTGAGATAACTTCATCGTAAATGACGAGCGCCCCGGCATCATGGGTTATTTCGTTAATTTTTTCGAGAAAACCGGGTTTAGGTTCCACAATGCCGAAATTGCCGACAATTGGTTCCACGAGTACGGCTGCAATGTCATCGCCGAAAGATTTAAGTGCTTCTCGATAACTTTCAATATCATTATAAGGCACCGTTATTATTTCTTTTGCTGTATTACTCGTAACGCCGGCAGAATCCGGCGATCCTAACGTTGCGGGACCCGATCCGGCAGCGACGAGAACCGGATCGGAATGTCCGTGATAGCATCCGGCAAATTTAATGATTTTATCCCGTCCGGTATAGGCGCGTGCAACACGGACCGTCGTCATCACGGCTTCTGTGCCGGAATTGACGAAGCGAACCTTTTCGAGAGAAGGAACAGCGTCCTTTAATTTCTTTGCAAAGTTGTTTTCCAAAGCAGTGGGTGTGCCGTAAAGGACACCGGATTGCGCCGCGTTGGTGATGGCTTTTGTAATGTGTGGGTGGGCATGTCCGGTAATAATTGGTCCGTAGCCGCCAATATAATCAATATATTTGTTTCCGTCCACATCATAAAGATATGCGCCCTCCCCTTTTTCCATAAACACGGGAGTGCCGCCGGAAACGCCTTTGAAGGCACGTGAAGGACTATTTACTCCACCGACGATATGGGACTCGGCCTCTTTATATAATTCTTTTGAGTGCTGAATGTTCATTTTAATACCTCCAACCACGTTTCTAACGATCACATCTATTCTAGCAGACAATGATTAGACAAAGCATGGATGAAGCAGGCATAATGGAATGAGACGCAGAAAAAAAGAAAGAAGGAGATGGAATAAATGGATCTGACAGACAAGCAAGCTCCTGATTTTACTTTGCAAGCAAATGACGGAACGGAAGTGACGTTAAGCGATTATCGTGGGCAGACGGTAGTGTTGTATTTTTATCCGAAAGACATGACCCCGGGATGTACGACACAAGCATGTGATTTTCGGGATGCAATTCCCGATCTGCAAGCGGAAGATGTCGTCGTTCTTGGTGTTAGTCCGGATCCAATAGAGAAACATGAAAAATTTGCAAGCAAACATGAACTCCCGTTTTTGTTGTTATCCGACCCGGAACAGGATGCAGCGAATAAATACGGAGTTTGGCAATTGAAAAAGAACTTTGGAAAAGAATCCATGGGGATTGTTCGCTCTACATTTGTGATTAACCCGGACGGGGTTGTTACAAAAGAATGGCGGAAAGTTCGTGTGGATGGCCATGTCGATGAAGTCCGCGCTTATTTGACAGAAAAAAGCGAGGCGTAGCTGAAAAGAATGACATTTGGCAACGGTTGTTCCCGAAATGTCTCCCTAAGAATGTTGATGTTTCGAAAGGTTATGAAGCGCAGAAATTTGCTATACTATAGTAAGGGATCAAAAAATCGGTTATCGAATAAACGGGAGGGTTGCCACCGAGTTGGCGAAACCTTCGTTTGATCTTTTAACTCTTTACGAGATTATATTTGGCAGGTAAGAAAGTATAAATCAACTTTCTTACCTGCATAAGTGGAACGAAGGCTTTTCGCCATAAAAGCTTGGCGAAAAGCCAAGCTTTCTAATGGGGAGATGGGCTGATGAATTTAATCGTATGCGTTGTCAACGATGTATATCGGGATCATATGGAACGCAGGTTGCAAAACGAGGGTTTTCGCATTACGGAATTAGCGAGCAGCGGAGGTTTTCGCCGCAAGGGCAATACAACGTTTTTAATTGGTTGCAATGAGCAGGACGTCGAGCAATTGAAAAACTCCATGAAAGAAGCTTGCCTTCAATTGGAAAAGAAAAAGAACATCGAAGGGCGCCATCGATATCGTTATACGTCCTTTATGTTAAACACATCGGAAGGAGAAGATTGGTTATCCTTGTATAATCAATCATAAGGAAAGAAGGCATTTTCGTTGACAACCAACATTATATTTCGTTACAGTTAAAATGTATATTATATTAGAATAATTGTTTTTAAAAAAGGGGGGCATGACGACAATGGAGAATGAAAATCTTCAAAAAGCGGTTGAATCTTTAAAAGCAGCCAAAGTTCGAATGACGCCGCAACGTCATGCGATTTTAGAATTTATGTTTGAAACCATGAGCCACCCTACTGCGGATGAAATTTATAAAGCGCTTGAGAAAAAGTTTCCGAATATGAGCGTAGCGACGGTATACAATAATCTCCGTGTATTTAAGGAAGTCGGGATTGTTAATGAATTGACATACGGCGATTCCTCCAGCCGTTTCGATGCGGCGACGGATACACATTACCACATTATATGTAAAGACTGCGGAAAGATCGTAGATTTTCATTACCCTGTCTTGGATGAAGTGGAGACGTTAGCAGAACATGTCACAAATTTCCAAGTGGATTCTCACCGAATGGAGATATACGGAAGATGCCCTTCGTGTGCTAGCAATGAGCCGGTTCGCGCATAAAAGCCCCGCATCCATTATCGATGCGGGGCTTTTATATGGGTGGTGGAACAAGAAACATCTTGGGCTTTTGCCATAATTGGCGAAAAGCCTGTTTTTTAACATCGCTATTTTTATTGTTGGAAGTTTTTACGATTATAGCGCGCATCCAACTCTTTTCCTTCCAGTTTTGGGTCAAGTGTCAGCGGTTCATCACAGTGCATGCATGCATCGACCCGTCCCAGTATTTTCGTTTGCTTTTCACAGTTGGGGCATATAACTTGGATGGTTTTCGTTGATTTCATTCCGATCCACAAATAAACGAGCGAGCTGGATATAACGGATAAAAATCCGATGACCATCGCGATAGACATTAGGATAGGGCTGTTGCTAAATACGAAGATGGCAATATACATAATAAAGATCCCGATGAATATTAGCGCCATCGCAAATGTACGAATTCGGTTGATTTTCGCCACGATGTTACCTCCTTGCTCTGAACCCACATGTTTGGGGTCATGTCTGCCATTGTATCACATCTTGTTAGTTCTAAACCATCGCTGTTTACGTAGTGAAAAAGAGGAGCGCCACAACGTTCATGGTTTCGACATATGATAGTCCGGAATCATATAGGCTGCTTGTAAAAAAATCAAAAAGGAAAAATGAAATAAATAGTTGACGACATCTGCCCTTCATGATATCTTAGTATTCGCGTCAACGGGAAAGGTTAATGCGAACTATTGACGTGAGAATGTTTAGTTGCTATTATAAATGGGTCGCTTTGAGACGCGACGACATCAATTGCCCATTGAAAACTGAATGAAAGCCAAGCGAACGAATGAAGAAATGAAGCCAGCGCTTCCGGCACCCCCCCGTGTGGGAAGCGGAACTACTTTTCTTTTATGGAGAGTTTGATCCTGGCTCAGGACGAACGCTGGCGGCGTGCCTAATACATGCAAGTCGAACGGGCCCCGAAGGTGCTTGCACCTTCGGGAGGCCAGTGGCGGACGGGTGAGTACCACGTGGGCAACCTGCCGTTGAGCTGGGGATAACACCGGGAAACCGGTGCTAATACCGAATAAGTCCTTTTTCGCACCTGCGAAGGAGGAGAAAGGCGGTCTTTAGGAAGGCCGTCGCTCAACGAGGGGCCCGCGGCGCATTAGCTAGTTGGTGGGATAAGGGCTTACCAAGGCGACGATGCGTAGCCGACCTGAGAGGGTGATCGGCCACACTGGGACTGAGACACGGCCCAGACTCCTGCGGGAGGCAGCAGTAGGGAATCATCCGCAATGGGCGCAAGCCTGACGGTGCAACGCCGCGTGAGTGAGGAAGGTTTTCGGATCGTAAAGCTCTGTTGTGAGGGAAGAACAGCTTTTGGAGGAAATGCCGAGAGTATGCCGGTACCTCACCAGAAAGCCACGGCTAACTACGTGCCAGCAGCCGCGGTAATACGTAGGTGGCAAGCGTTGTCCGGAATTATTGGGCGTAAAGGGCACGCAGGCGGTGAGGCAAGTCTGATGTGAAAGGCCGGCGCTTAACGCCGGAATGGCATTGGAAACTGCCTGACTTGAGGACAGAAGAGGAGAGTGGAATTCCACGTGTAGCGGTGAAATGCGTAGAGATGTGGAGGAACACCAGTGGCGAAGGCGACTCTCTGGTCTGTACCTGACGCTGAGGTGCGAAAGCGTGGGGAGCGAACAGGATTAGATACCCTGGTAGTCCACGCCGTAAACGATGAGTGCTAGGTGTTAGGGGTTTCGATACCCGTAGTGCCGAAGCAAACGCAATAAGCACTCCGCCTGGGGAGTACGACCGCAAGGTTGAAACTCAAAGGAATTGACGGGGGCCCGCACAAGCGGTGGAGCATGTGGTTTAATTCGAAGCAACGCGAAGGACCTTACCAGGCCTTGACATCCTCTGATCGCCTTGGAGACAAGGTTTCCCTTTTGGGCAGAGAGACAGGTGGTGCATGGTTGTCGTCAGCTCGTGTCGTGAGATGTTGGGTTAAGTCCCGTAACGAGCGCAACCCTTGAATGTCGTTGCCAGCATTAAGTTGGGCACTCGACATTGACTGCCGGTGACAAACCGGAGGAAGGCGGGGATGACGTCAAATCATCATGCCCCTTATGGCCTGGGCGACACACGTGCTACAATGGACGGTACAACGGGCAGCGAAGCCGCGAGGTGGAGCGAATCCCCGGAAAAGCCGTTCTCAGTTCGGATTGCAGGCTGCAACCCGCCTGCATGAAGCTGGAATCGCTAGTAATCGCGGATCAGCATGCCGCGGTGAATACGTTCCCGGGCCTTGTACACACCGCCCGTCACACCACGAGAGCCGGCAACACCCGAAGTCGGTGAGCGAACCTTAGGGACGCAGCCGCCGAAGGTGGGGCTGGTGATTGGGGTGAAGTCGTAACAAGGTATCCCTACCGGAAGGTGGGGATGGATCACCTCCTTTCTAAGGAGCTATACCGGTCCCTCGGTGAAGGGACCGGAGGCAAACGCTTGGGCTTTCATTCAGTTTTGAGCGGGCAACTGCTCAAGAGACGTTCTTTGAAAACTGAATAACGCGATAAAGCTTGAATGGACACACACCGGGTGTCGAAAAGAAACGAGCGTTTTTTGGAAAGGCCCATGCCTCAAGTGGTTAAACGAGGAAGGGCACACGGTGGATGCCTTGGCACTAGGCGCCGATGAAGGACGGGACGAACACCGATATGCTTCGGGGAGCTGTAAGTATGCGTGGATCCGAAGATGTCCGAATGGGGGAACCCCTTCTCCGTCATGGGAGAAGATCATCTGCCGAAACCATAAGCAGATGAAGGCAAACCCGGCGAACTGAAACATCTTAGTAACCGGAGGAAGAGAAAGCAAATGCGATTTCCTGAGTAGCGGCGAGCGAAACGGAAGCGAGCCCAAACCGGGCGGCAAGTCCGCCCGGGGTTGAAGGACACGCCATACGGAGTGACAAAGGGGCGATGTAGCGGAAGCGACTTGGAACGGTCCGCCACAGAAGGTAAGCGCCCTGTACGCGAAACATCGCCCTCTCCGGCGTGGATCCTGAGTACGGCGGGACACGAGCAACCCCGTCGGAAGCAGGGAGGCCCATCTCCCAAGGCTAAATACGACCTAGTGACCGATAGTGAACCAGTACCGTGAGGGAAAGGTGAAAAGCACCCCGGGAGGGGAGTGAAAGAGAACCTGAAACCGTGTGCCTACAGGTGGTCAAAGCCCATTCATGGGTGATGGCGTGCCTTTTGTAGAATGAACCGGCGAGTGACGATGACGTGCGAGGTTAAGTTGAAGAGACGGAGCCGCAGCGAAAGCGAGTCTGAAACGGGCGCATGAGTATGTCGACGTCGACCCGAAACCGTGTGATCTACCCATGTCCAGGGTGAAGGTCGGGTAACACCGACTGGAGGCCCGAACCCACGTCAGTTGAAAATGACGGGGATGAGGGGTGGGTAGGGGTGAAATGCCAATCGAACACGGAGATAGCTGGTTCTCCCCGAAATAGCTTTAGGGCTAGCCTCGGAGGGAAGAGTCCTGGAGGTAGAGCACGGATTGGATGAGGGGTCCCCACAGGATTACCGAGTTCAGTCAAACTCCGAATGCCAGCGACTTGTTCTCCGGGAGTCAGACGGCGAGTGCTAAGATCCGTCGTCAAGAGGGAAACAACCCGGACCACCGGCTAAGGTCCCCAAGTATGGGTTAAGTGGGAAAGGATGTGGCGTTGCTTAGACAACCAGGATGTTGGCTTAGAAGCAGCCATCATTGAAAGAGTGCGTAATAGCTCACTGGTCGAGTGACGCTGCGCCGAAAATGTAACGGGGCTAAACCCATCACCGAAGCCGTGGCAACTCGAAGAGTTGGGTAGGGGAGCGTTCTGTGTGCCGGGAAGGTTGACCGTGAGGACAGCTGGAGCGCACAGAAGTGAGAATGCCGGTATGAGTAGCGAAAAGAAGGGTGAGAATCCCTTCCGTCGAAAACCTAAGGTTTCCTGAGGAAGGTTCGTCCGCTCAGGGTTAGTCGGGGCCTAAGCCGAGGCCGAAAGGCGTAGGCGATGGATAACTGGTGGAAATTCCAGTACCACCGAAGGCTGTTTGACCGAAGGGGGGACGCAGAAAGGAAGGGCGAGCGCGCCGATGGATAGGCGCGTCGAAGCGACCGAGGCTGTTGGGCAGGCAAATCCGCCCAACGCAAAGGCTGAGGCGTGACCGCGAGGGAACTAAAGTACCGAAGTCCCCGCACCTCCGCTGCCGAGAAAAGCCTCTAGGAAGGCCGACGGTGCCCGTACCGCAAACCGACACAGGTAGGTGGGATGAGAATTCTAAGACGCGCGGGAGAACTCTCGTTAAGGAACTCGGCAAAATGACCCCGTAACTTCGGGAGAAGGGGTGCTCTTGCGGGTGCAAGCCTGCGGGAGCCGCAGTGACAAGGCCCAAGCGACTGTTTACCAAAAACACAGGTCTCTGCGAAGTCGAAAGACGAAGTATAGGGGCTGACACCTGCCCGGTGCTGGAAGGTTAAGAGGACGCGTTAGCCCTAGCGGGCGAAGCGCGGAATTGAAGCCCCAGTAAACGGCGGCCGTAACTATAACGGTCCTAAGGTAGCGAAATTCCTTGTCGGGTAAGTTCCGACCCGCACGAAAGGTGCAACGACTTGGGCACTGTCTCAACGAGAGACCCGGTGAAATTATATGACCTGTGAAGATGCAGGTCCCCCGCGACTGGACGGAAAGACCCCATGGAGCTTTACTGTAGCTTGATATTGGGTTTTGATATGGCTTGTACAGGATAGGCAGGAGCCTAGGAAACCGGAGCGCTAGCTTCGGTGGAGGCGCCGGTGGGATACTGCCCTTGCGATATGAAAATCCTAACCTCGAACCGTGAGCCGGTTCAGGGACAGTGTCTGGTGGGCAGTTTGACTGGGGCGGTCGCCTCCTAAATGGTAACGGAGGCGCCCCAAGGTTCCCTCAGAATGGTTGGAAATCATTCGAAGCGTGCAAAGGCAGAAGGGAGCTTGACTGCGAGACGTACTGGTCGAGCAGGGACGAAAGTCGGGCTTAGTGATCCGGCGGCACCGCATGGAAGGGCCGTCGCTCAACGGATAAAAGCTACCCTGGGGATAACAGGCTAATCTCCCCCAAGAGTCCACATCGACGGGGAGGTTTGGCACCTCGATGTCGGCTCATCGCATCCTGGGGCTGAAGTCGGTCCCAAGGGTTGGGCTGTTCGCCCATTAAAGCGGTACGCGAGCTGGGTTCAGAACGTCGTGAGACAGTTCGGTCCCTATCCGTCGCGGGCGCAGGAAATTTGAGAGGAGCTGTCCTTAGTACGAGAGGACCGGGATGGACACACCGCTGGTGTACCAGTTGTTCCGCCAGGAGCATCGCTGGGTAGCTACGTGTGGATCGGATAAGTGCTGAAAGCATCTAAGCACGAAGCC belongs to Salicibibacter cibi and includes:
- the fabL gene encoding enoyl-[acyl-carrier-protein] reductase FabL is translated as MVQWVREREGYTVENTNKVALVTGSSRGIGRETAIRLAQEGYDVIIHYARSKQRAEETAQEVEAHGSKALVVKANVSKKEKIDEMFTTIEKEFGRLDVFVNNAASGVLRPAMELEENHWDWTMNINAKALLFCAQKAVPLMEKNGGGRIVSLTSIGSIRVLEHYSAIGVSKAALESLTRYLAVELGGKNIRVNAVSGGVVDTDALAHFPNRDELLEESRAKTPAGRLVERSDLADAVMFLLSDRASMIRGQTIIVDGGISLFT
- a CDS encoding FUSC family protein; this translates as MRFGARIFKTGLAVIIALYAAHLLGLEPAFFAGLTAGLTIQPSIYRTYQRILHQVQANLIGAALAVIFGLAFGQEPFVIGVVVMISIAIILKLGLDSSTIPVTIVTIVIIMGNSPDDGYAMFALARFSLIMLGVFSAFLVNLFFLPPKYENKLYDEIFATTENAARWIRLITRQDTNVQARREDLEESREKLVELDQLYLFYKEERNYFRKTKFAKARKVVLFREMLTATRELVHVLGSLDERENDFYHLPEHMKRLVQQQMDHLTNYHGRILARYSGKVTTQMTDFMSEEADEGNESLTESFMNSYDYKELSREEWLNLLPLIAYIIEYNSQLDHLDRLVESYFTYHQEDDN
- a CDS encoding GTPase family protein — encoded protein: MHDDEQKEYLEEPLRLFRKKMIPKLPSNIQKRVIGEVERLEELFVDSRAPRFAIIGRRGAGKSTLVNAMFQAPVAEVGAVTAETERGGWHTYKNASQQAIMEVLDTRGFGEGDETRFNQTEEEVWQEALASRYPDAILFLVKAKEVDARVTEDIEQLKKLRKIIKKKHDYLPPVIGIVTQVDELDPVYDTDPPFEKEKIANIEHASEHMKRMLKKHLPEVAGILPVCAYIAFKDGEMVYDRRWKIDELIDFLLEQLPGSTWMQWARITQAKTIQSRIAKTIGKSASAITGGVGAQPIPLADLPVITGIQMSMIAGVAYVSGRKLDRKSMAEFLGAIGANVGTAFAFRQLARSLSKITFPVAGHAISGTLAATATWGLCKAAILYFIEKRPVHEAKEAYKNQSEPPTN
- a CDS encoding glutamate-1-semialdehyde 2,1-aminomutase; the protein is MNIQHSKELYKEAESHIVGGVNSPSRAFKGVSGGTPVFMEKGEGAYLYDVDGNKYIDYIGGYGPIITGHAHPHITKAITNAAQSGVLYGTPTALENNFAKKLKDAVPSLEKVRFVNSGTEAVMTTVRVARAYTGRDKIIKFAGCYHGHSDPVLVAAGSGPATLGSPDSAGVTSNTAKEIITVPYNDIESYREALKSFGDDIAAVLVEPIVGNFGIVEPKPGFLEKINEITHDAGALVIYDEVISAFRFHYGAAQDLLGVYPDLTAMGKIIGGGLPIGAYGGKMNIMEEVAPLGPAYQAGTMAGNPASMSAGIACLEVLEDKQLYDKLERLGRKLENGLQRKADDAQVPIQINRKTGALTLYFTSQPVKNYDNADATNSLHFSTFFHSMLAQGIHLAPSKFEAWFLTSAHKEEDITATLDAAETAFQAIKNS
- the bcp gene encoding thioredoxin-dependent thiol peroxidase; translation: MDLTDKQAPDFTLQANDGTEVTLSDYRGQTVVLYFYPKDMTPGCTTQACDFRDAIPDLQAEDVVVLGVSPDPIEKHEKFASKHELPFLLLSDPEQDAANKYGVWQLKKNFGKESMGIVRSTFVINPDGVVTKEWRKVRVDGHVDEVRAYLTEKSEA
- a CDS encoding cyclic-di-AMP receptor produces the protein MNLIVCVVNDVYRDHMERRLQNEGFRITELASSGGFRRKGNTTFLIGCNEQDVEQLKNSMKEACLQLEKKKNIEGRHRYRYTSFMLNTSEGEDWLSLYNQS
- the perR gene encoding peroxide-responsive transcriptional repressor PerR, with translation MENENLQKAVESLKAAKVRMTPQRHAILEFMFETMSHPTADEIYKALEKKFPNMSVATVYNNLRVFKEVGIVNELTYGDSSSRFDAATDTHYHIICKDCGKIVDFHYPVLDEVETLAEHVTNFQVDSHRMEIYGRCPSCASNEPVRA
- a CDS encoding DUF2614 family zinc ribbon-containing protein; protein product: MALIFIGIFIMYIAIFVFSNSPILMSIAMVIGFLSVISSSLVYLWIGMKSTKTIQVICPNCEKQTKILGRVDACMHCDEPLTLDPKLEGKELDARYNRKNFQQ